A single window of Anopheles moucheti chromosome 2, idAnoMoucSN_F20_07, whole genome shotgun sequence DNA harbors:
- the LOC128297019 gene encoding protein transport protein Sec61 subunit beta, producing the protein MPAPASSTSVGSGSRSPSKPTSAPRASAGGSSTLKQRKTTTTTTAARNRNTGTGSGGMWRFYTDDSPGIKVGPVPVLVMSLLFIASVFMLHIWGKYTRA; encoded by the exons ATG CCTGCTCCAGCGAGTTCCACTTCTGTCGGCAGCGGTAGCCGATCTCCATCAAAACCCACGTCAGCACCACGGGCATCTGCCGGAGGTTCCAGTACTTTGAAACAGCGTAAAACCACCACGACCACAACCGCTGCGAGAAATCGTAATACGGGTACCGGTTCGGGTGGTATGTGGCGCTTCTACACCGATGATTCTCCCGGAATTAAAGT TGGTCCCGTACCAGTGCTCGTGATGTCGTTGCTGTTCATTGCCTCCGTTTTTATGCTACACATCTGGGGCAAATACACCCGTGCGTAA